gatgatgatgatgatgatgttgatgacgaTGGTGGGTaccagatgatgatgatgggtaCCATAGTGAGTCTACAGCTCACTATGCGGCGAAATAACCGCCCTGTCCTCTATGCCCTGGAACTGCATTGAAGACCAACCCTCACCCAATTTCAAAGTCACTCTCACTTGTAGCGTGGAAAAAAATGCCCTCGTCCAACAACCCGGTGGTCCAACTTCTGGCTATAGAGCCGGGGAGAAGGCTGACCGGCGGGGCGTGTTAGACTACCTTCCCTTGTAGATGACTGAACGTTTACGGGATAGTGAAGTTATTCTGACAGCGAAGCTTTATCAAGCCGAGGCCTCCAGACAGGGGTTCGTCGTAGATCAGAAACGGGTAGGTGTCACTATTCACGACTCCCACAACTCTCCACTATGCCCACTACTGGCACTCCTACCGCTTCACCTACCTGCATCATTCCACTACATTTCCCTTTCATTCCCACTTAATTCAAAGTACACTTTATTCCCCTTCATTTCACTTCATTAAACCAGCTAAAATGATTAGcaaaacaaagaccaatttgtaagcaaacagcttcgctgtttcaaaaGTATTTTACGAGCTACACACTGCTGGTTCAACTTTTTATCGGCAATCAGCATCCGCGTGGAAGAAGAGATTTAGCACAGTTCAGTCGTATCGAGCAAAGAGTTGTTTATCCCATTAAAATGATCAGTTTTATTATTTCCTGGAAAAATGcattttcctgaaaaaaaaaactgaaaacatagGCGCATACTGTGTAAAATACTGGTCTCAATATGCATTTATATTGACTTCTAGATTACACAATATAACACAATAGTGATTTCATTTAGAAAACGGCCCAGTTAAATGCACGTGGTGGGGGACACTGAAGACTGCCGTTAAGGCGGGTCTTCCTGTGGACCAGGCTGACGCTGAGCTTTTTCACCGCCATCTGGAGCAACAGAACGTCGGCGGCCATGCTCGCTGCGGGGTCGGGGTTTTTTCAGGACGCCGACGATCGAGCATTCTTCCGTGGCAACCGAGTGTCTCCGAGCGCGACGCCGTTTCCCGGTTGCCCTTGGGGCACCCGTAGACGCACTGTGCTTCAGAGGTTGATATTGCACGCCTGCTTTTTCTTCAATTACGGTGCAGCCGGCATCAGCGTCCACTGCTTCGGAAGGTCGACGCTGCGAACGCTCTCCCGTGGTTCCAGTCTTCTGGATTGTGTTTGTATTGTCTTCGGGAGCCGAAGGCCTGCGCGTCCATGTGCCACTTAGAGGTGCGCTTGCACCAACAATTGATTGCCTGCGCGAGCCGCGACTATACCTCTGTGACATTTCAGTGGCCACTGCGGTGTCGGTGCGTTCATCGGCAGCGGAAGGCCGTCGGCGTGATCCGCCAGCACGGGCTGCTTGCTCATTGACAGCTTCGCGGTACTGGACGACAATAGACTGTCGACGTACTGGTTCGATTTTAATGGGACTGAATGTCTTGCGATCCTCGGAGAAAGCAGACGCATGCGACACGCTAACCGCGGTGCGAGAAAGAGCGGCGGAATCGAATGGCTTGCCCTTTGTGGCCTTGTAGAACAAGTAGTACTCGTACAGCAAACTGGTGTAGTACAGCTGGAAGATCAAAGGCGTGAAAACATCGGGGATAAGGGATCTGCGCAGGCTCAAATTGCGGTTAGGCGAAGCCCCTCAAGGGCTTGAGAGTTTGCTAAGTGGATTTATAGCTTTACTGATGAATATTCTTATATTTGTTTCAAACTGAAACAACACATCAGGTTTTAAAACAAAGTTTCAGGATTTGTAGAAAAGTGGTACATATTGCCGTTGTGCACATATAAAATGCAGTTACTCCACAAACTTATATTTTTGGATTAACTTTCAAAAATATTTATTCGATTGCCAAGATTTGTATACTGCTGATATAAATGGTGTTTCACAATAGATATATCGAATTTCTCCGCAAGAAAAGTGTAGATAGGCGTCGTGTCGAAACTAAAATGTTATATGTTAGTCATACGCGACTAGTTCTGACATGCATGAGTGCCAAAGCAAATGTTAGAAGTTTTAGAAAACAGACCAGAAGAGCAGACGTACTGCCACCACCTATCAACCAAGTTGCAGTGAGTTTACTCAATGCGCGTTGAAGGCAACACAAGGAAAGTCTTATAAAATGGCGCGCCGTGGTGCTCTTTGATACGTCATTCAGAAACTTGATTGTTTACAACGTTATTAGAAAGATTACTGAAAATACGAAAAAACACCTAGCGTATGAAGACAGTTGTAACGTATGGTAATAATGCTATTAAATTCGAATTTCATTTATTGGAAGTCATGCTCCCCCTACGTGATCTATTCGATTAGGCGGTCTCGAGCGATAGTTTATGAAGGCAAATATGTCATTACAATTGATTCTTGATTGGGAATACCGCATGAAAATATAAGCGTGCGACCATTCATTAAAAGTTAATGTTAAGTATCTGCAGATATTTCCGCGTTATCGGGAACTACTGCAGTCATATTTCTCTTTGCTAATGTTTATGACACATAGTCCACGTGCTTACCTTCCAAAATGCAAGGAAGATGATGAGTGGTGCCCACAAAGCCAGAATCGTCGCCTGTTAATAATGAAAAATTCAACTCGTTACACGGGGGTATACTGAGGCAGCGTTCAAGAAACCGTTTATGAACGTTTTGCGAGCCACTTGCCTTTTCTCTGACGCTGAGTGCATCCGCGTCTTCATTGGTGTACTATATGGAAACAACAAAAGCAGCATGAATAAAACAAGTGCAAATATCTCGCAAAGGAATGTTCAATTCGTTTTATTTGTAGTTACGCGCTATATTCAAGTCACGTAACATGTGATTGACCGCAAAAATTAATTCATTGCGTTCGCTTGCCATATTTACGCACGTATTGGGAGgaggggctagtcaagctgctatagcgcagcttttttcctactttccatgccacaattgtttcttgtttgtgtaaatcacggtgtatcgttgtggtgaaataaatttcaactttcaactttcaactttcaactttattgAACGTTCGCTTGCCGTATTTACGCGCGCATTGAACGATGGCGGAATACACACCCACTTGGGCGGATAAAGCAGGCCCATCAGGTTGCCAAACGCGCAGACATGCAGCGCAATAGCGTTCCATGCGATGAACACGCCCAGGACTCTTGTCATTTGTGCCTGCACACGAACAAGAGAGCAAGAAGTCGCTCTTCAGATGTGGACCAATATTTCAAACGAGCGAGCACACTGATATGAAAACTAATGACGTTAAGCTAATCATATATTTCCTGCAAATTCTGTCCCCTGCCATACTTGCTTGCGTTCATGTCATGGTGTTCGCCAATGACTCACGCGTGTTTAACGCTGAAACCTAATTAGTGGCGCTAATAACCATAGAGATCAGTAACCCGGCCGTCAAGGAGATATTTCATCGCTGTATTTAATGACAAGAGCACGTTGTTTCCATCAGACATGAGCAAAAACGTTTGCGGTAACAGACTGCGCAGATTGCAGCTCCGCGTAAAATAATTCATTGGTATTTCAGTACGCCATATGTACCAGCTGTGATAAATTAGGTAATGATCGTTCGCGTGCAACTGTTGCGGCAGGATAATTAAAACCAACAGTTCTAACGTCGACTGTTGGCACGCATACCAGGCATAAAGCTGAGGGCTGGTGCACGCATATTCAGGGTAATCGTGCTATCACGCACTGATATTTAACCATAAATAGCGTTGCGTGTGACCATGACTGTAATGTTCCCGAGTGCAGTAAAGCGAATAAGTATAATGCAATGAAATGATAGCTACGAACAAAAAGTGAGTTTTGTCTCTGGGGTAAATCgacgaatgcgatagcaacatactGCAATGTCATACGCGTCAACTCGGGCTCACTTCTTCATAAAGAGACCTGGAAGAACTTAAAACATTGGCATGAATAAACGTTACCCTGCTGTCTACTGCTTCAAAGTAAACTTTGGGTTGAGAACATAACATGTAAAAAGGCGTGAACTTATTGATGCAAATATACCACTAGGCTCGGTCGGTCGAAGTACGCATTTCCTGCCAGACACACACAGCCCCCTTCAGCTACGCTGTCCTGCTGTCTACGCCTTCAACGCAAACACTGCGTTGAGAACATCACATGTAAAAAGCTGTGAACTCGTCGATCCAAAGATACATCTAGGCTCTGTCGGTCAAAGTACGCATTTCCTGCCAGACACACACAGCCCCCTACAGATACGCTGTCCTGCTGTCTACGCCTTCAACGCAAACACTGCGTTGAGAACATAACATGTAAAAAGGCGTGAACTCGTCGATCCAAAGATACATCTAGGCTCGGTCGGTCGAAGTACGCATTTCCTGCCAGACACACACAGCCCCCTACAGATACGCTGTCCTGCTGTCTACGCCTTCAACGCAAACACTGCGTTGAGAACATAACATGTAAAAAGGCGTGAACTCGTCGATCCAAAGATACATCTAGGCTCGGTCGGTCGAAGTACGCATTTTCTGCCAGACACACACAGCCCCCTACAGATACGCTGTCCTGCTGTCTACGCCTTCAACGCAAACACTGCGTTGAGAACATACCATGTAAAAAGGCGTGAACTCGTCGATCCAAAGATACATCTAGGCTCGGTCGGTCGAAGTATGCATTTCCTGCCAGACACGCACAGCCCCCTTCAGATACGCTGTTCTGCTGTCTACTGCTTCATAGGAAACTTTGCGTTGAGAACATAACACATACATAGGTATGAACTCGTTGATCCCAAGATACGACTAGGCCCGGTTGGTCAAAGTACGCACTTCCGGCTAGACACGCACAGCCCCCTCCAGCTACGCAGCCCTGCTGTCTACGCCTTCAACGCAAACACTGCGTTGAGAACAGAACATGTAAAAAAGCATGAACTCGTCGATCCAGAGATACAACTAGGCTCGGTCGGTCGAAGTATGCATTTCCTGCCAGACACACACAGCCCCCTACAGATACGCTGTCCTGCTGTCTACGCCTTCAACGCAAACATTGCGTTGAGAACATAACATGTAAAAAGGCGTGAACTCGTTGATCCCAAGATACGACTAGGCCCGGTTGGTCAAAGTATGCATTTCCTGCCAGACATGCACAGCTCCCTTCAGATACGCTGTCCTGCTGTCTACGCCTTCAACGCAAACACTGCGTTGAGAACATAACATGTAAAAAGGCGTGAACTCGTCGATTCCAAGATACGACTAGGCCCTGTCGGTCAAAGTACGCAATTCCTGCCGGACACGCGCAGCCCCCTCCGGCTCCTCTTCATGCTGCTTTCGTGTCACGCAGACAGTAGGCTCATTTCATATCTGCTAGAACTGCGTTCATCAGCAGCGTTTACGTGCTTTCACTTACGGCTGTAATTAATGGTTATAATTTCGCTAGCGATTGCTATTCTTATAtcaacacttctttttttttgtatatctAGTGGTGCCTTCATTGTAAACTacgttgcatgccgaagtgcttcAATTGCTTCGAAAGTTTAGTGGCTATAAACGCCACGGCGTCGAAAACAATAGCGTTACTGTGGTTGAAAGCATAAAAGAAATAAAGTATAACGATGAAAATTTTTTGGAAATAACAATTTATAGACTGAAATGCTCTAACGGAACTAGTGTTGCCAGCGACAGAGGGAAGGCCGTCTTCGTCGCAGCGCATTTGCAAACAACtgaaaaatcagaaaaaaaggTATTATTTTGcagatttttattttttgtgatgCCGTAGTGAGCATACATGCAGACGAAAAAGAGAGGTTTCGACACGAATTACTTTTTAAAAGCTATTGTCGTCGACGCTTTCGCCATTTTGAGGGCAATTTCAGTCCAAAATGGTGTTTCATGTTTATCACATTTCTTGTGCTTTGAATAGCCATAGAAGACGAACCTGAGAAACTCATATTGTAGCATATAACATCGGTTATTCAGACTTTAACGACTGCAGTTTCATATTAACAAAATATAATCAGACTGCGTACAACGGTGGAGCAGAAGAAAAGCCTAATGGTAATATAAGACAAAATAGAAGTCATGGCTAGTACATTCTGGTTCGTTAATATTTTAGTCACGTTACAATCTCTCTTTTTCGCCCTGTTATGGCAGATCCTTACAGAATCTACGAATTTACATAGTGGTCCAGACGCTATCATGGTGTTAGCTTTTCATATAGCAGGTCAATGAATTGAGCTAGTTCATGGCTGTTCATGATTTCTCGTTGCGCTGCGGATGATGAGACTAGGACAATACATTTAGTTCGGGACAGATAGATGGCGCACAATGCCTGCCCTGTGCTCCCTGCCTCGCATTAGACTCTCCATAACGAGGCGTGACAAGATAGTTTATCGTGGAAATAAAGCAGTGGTAACGCTAGACTTGCCAAGGCCTTTGCGTCATGACCCGGTTTAGCCCAAAACAACATCGCGTGCATGAGAGCTTCTGTGTTCCTCTCAATATAAGCGCAGCATCTACTACCTTCACAGTGTACTTGGATACGATGGCTCGAAaatttcatgcaaaaaaaaaaggccacgtGAGACGACTTCAGAACTGTCTGTACAATAAGGCAACGCTAAGCGCGCCGTGGCCTGAGCCACTTCATACTCACGTAGCTCAAAGTTTTCTGAGCCGTTTCTGTGCTTCCCACCTGAAAAGACAATAGATAAGGTGTTGTGGGCATTAAGCTAGAAAAACAAACGATTGTCATTATCACCGCTAACAATATTGACCCAGATAAGGttgtggaccccccccccccccgggaaaTGGCATCGTTTAGTCAAAGTTACGATGTTGGCAATACTTATATCCAAGAGCATTGACTACTGCTCTCTGTTGACTGAATTAAGCATAAACTGCAACGTCCCGCCTAAGCATTTTTGACGATATTGTTTCATCACATTAGGCCAACGGGTGTGAAACTGCGTGACCCATCATTCTGACAGCAATTACTGCACATTCTGAGCACGTGAAACATTTTGCGCTTACTCTGAAATCGGTCACTTCGGTCTGTACCTGCTGCTGGCTCACCCCCAAGAGTGGGCCAATCAAGGAAATGGGCACAATAGACCGTGCAGTGAACCAcgaacttgaaaaaaagaaatgcagatGGTGTTCGGCTTACGTTCAGGCATGGCCTGTAGTGTGAGGGTTGGATTCCGAAACGAACAAATGTAGCCATCTTGTCTTTCCACACCACTCCTTTTGGTCTTGTCTGTATCGTCTTTGTTCAGGTTTAATTTGTAGGACACCCGCGTCGCCAAGGGGCTTTCTTCAGTTATTTTTCTAGCAGACGACAACGATAAGAAAAGCTACGACCAACTTGCCCTATATAATGATTGCTGTATTATAGGTGCCTGAACGGTAGCTATCAAATAATGACTTTCGAGTCTCACTCTGTTTCGCAGAATCACTCCACAATCAGGACGCCTTTTTGAATCGAAATGTTTCGATGTCACCAAAGATATTGTAAGTAATCGGCAATGTTGCAATTATTCAGCCCGCAATAA
The sequence above is drawn from the Rhipicephalus microplus isolate Deutch F79 chromosome 3, USDA_Rmic, whole genome shotgun sequence genome and encodes:
- the LOC119159976 gene encoding uncharacterized protein LOC119159976 isoform X3 translates to MQNIIGVIRFSYGFHRTGSPNVGLKLDVCLGTESFANILTDAIVIFLLWKEEKSLGVDVRLVGSTETAQKTLSYAQMTRVLGVFIAWNAIALHVCAFGNLMGLLYPPKWYTNEDADALSVREKASGSQNVHKRFLERCLSIPPCNELNFSLLTGDDSGFVGTTHHLPCILEAVLHQFAVRVLLVLQGHKGQAIRFRRSFSHRG
- the LOC119159976 gene encoding uncharacterized protein LOC119159976 isoform X1, with product MLQQCCFAISMHLQMKILFYSLPLNKKIITQFKQWTFTFISNVYVQRPPCITTAFSFRAEKEDKEEEMIKSRMEAIFIISMHTMQNIIGVIRFSYGFHRTGSPNVGLKLDVCLGTESFANILTDAIVIFLLWKEEKSLGVDVRLVGSTETAQKTLSYAQMTRVLGVFIAWNAIALHVCAFGNLMGLLYPPKWYTNEDADALSVREKASGSQNVHKRFLERCLSIPPCNELNFSLLTGDDSGFVGTTHHLPCILEAVLHQFAVRVLLVLQGHKGQAIRFRRSFSHRG